From Pseudoalteromonas viridis, one genomic window encodes:
- a CDS encoding non-ribosomal peptide synthetase: MKQFFLQLGEKGIKLSVDDQGKLLVRGKLKALTASEKDFLKHNKQEIIHAIEQRQSGAAESPVGVAKAPSGEPPVLSFSQRRLWFIDKLNGGSSEYNMPMAFAVQGQLDVAKVEQALNTIVQRHEVLRTVFDEQAGTPSPRVLEDTRLSITVLDLSEQDAPQQAANAYLVREANRAFDLSRDLMVRASYLQLSHDETAHCQAILSFNMHHIASDGWSMDVLSKEFFAIYQSLEQGVPSSLTPLAIQYRDFAHWQQKHFAQGELEKQLAYWQQHLQGVPALHQLPLDASRPAEKQYRGELVTSQLSSQVASELLALARACQLTPFMLLHGALALVLSRHSNSKDIVIGSPVANRQDPALAPLIGFFVNTLVLRVNTDFDTLHDYLAHVRAVHLAAQSNQDVPFEQLVEVLNVPRNNAYSPLFQILLTTDNQFSAGAQHAEQVELGGASLEAMSEVSLTTKFDLDIHMSLNETGVSVGWTYDVALFEQAHIRQLNQHLCNVLSAMAALAQTENGPTKLAAIAMVSEQEQQQALTLASGAPITCQWQAVHQLLEYQARHNPDAIAVQAQARQLTYGEFNARADALAMRLVAEYGVTVGQPVAIVAQRSIDTLCAVAALLKAGATYVPLDPDAPQERLNYIVDELSLSLVLAHTQDTFAGLPCVRLDQADLWQPPEHTTALPEVGGDHSAYILYTSGSTGRPKGVHQRHSTLVNLTAHQAQVDGITQPYRTLQFTPLTFDVSAQELATSWRTGACLVLMSQQQKDQLQDLACLVAAQKIARLFVPPAVFDLMAEQAGSSPAIDMTALRQVCVAGDVLKLTPSIRQFMARHPQCDLYNHYGPTETHVATTCHVTQFDQDEASIGQAIANTQCLILDADLAPVPSGCVGELYVAGPGVALGYYNHPALTDERFIDAAHVQALPATSSRLYRTGDLVRMTSSGNLQYLGRCDEQIKIRGFRIEPGEISAVLESFDELESALVLAVGEADNKQLIAYVRPCITRETSEAEQQLTAGLSSALRSVLPAYMVPAAIVVVEQWPLTANGKIDRRALPAANIQQAQGEAPNTGTEQALAEIWARLLACDVEQLTRDADFFALGGHSLLSVRLVSLIRSEFEVDIAVKQVFSASTLSALAALIEQSAQASRPVIEALPRDTDSFELSYAQQRLWFIDQFQGSSAQYNMPLAFEVDGPFDLSVAQQALSTIVARHEVLRTVYQEGPNGPVQVILAPQPLTIRHLELDHLAGAQAQQQLEHLLVEDAQAPFDLATDLMLRASFISLSPARGVLLLNMHHIASDGWSLNVFSNEFFRLYAAFRDGQDNPLTPLDIQYADFAQWQRNWLQGDVLQQQLDHWQVQLSEAPGVHAIPLDYPRPAEKCYEGAMVSGKASAQLATQLRNMAAHYQMSPFMLLHAVLALTISRYSNSMDVVIGTPVANRLQAEVEPLIGFFVNILALRVNTDQPSLDSYLQHVTDVHLDAQSHQDLPFEQLVDALQIPRGDAHAPLCQIMASFNSTQAQPAADHTALEGLTFTPLMQAGCVAKFDLEVEFSLSETALQVNWIYDTSLFSEAHISDLSGHLMLLLERLVQTEMTQSLNTPPGQLSVLASEQSQYLVNALNDNYREYDRTLCIHQAFEQQVARNPNHTALIFADQQMSYAQLNGKANQLAHYLREQGCVSSDTLIGIALDRSLEMIIATLAVLKAGGAYVPLDPAYPPARLSYMLEDANIQTIISSEAILAAVNLAEFTVITLDDLLEETGLGQFSHCSEENLDSRALGLLPTSLAYEIYTSGSTGQPKGVLLEHQGIVNLADNQRRAFAISPRSKVLHFASMSFDAGTWEYAMALLNGATLVIADSEQRRSPEAITALLAQQQISHVTLPPAFLAMMPLDTSLALQALIVAGEACEPELVNQWSAHYPFFNAYGPTEASVCASYQRLYPGTPITIGKPLNNVSLYVLDSQMALVPPGVIGELHIGGDGLARGYHQRSELSAEKFVENPFYYYPAHRDSTRLYKTGDLARVLPDGSIEFVGRLDAQVKIRGFRIELSEVEAQLNRCEQLDSAVVLVKQASNGTDMLIAYIQPRSEQDDTSIIQQVEQYLHAQLPEYMVPSRFVMVPQWPLTPNGKIDKKALPEVAGSDSEQPYVAPETATEQALAEVWSALLGIEIGEISSHARFFEQGGNSILVTRLETQIRHRFAVEFAVKELFAQQQLKEQALHIDYLLSRQSDPQAEDDAELEEMDW, from the coding sequence ATGAAACAGTTCTTTTTACAGCTCGGCGAGAAAGGGATCAAACTCAGTGTTGATGATCAGGGTAAGCTACTCGTCAGAGGCAAGCTTAAGGCTTTGACTGCAAGTGAAAAAGATTTTCTGAAACACAATAAGCAAGAGATTATACACGCAATTGAGCAGCGTCAAAGTGGCGCGGCTGAGTCGCCAGTTGGGGTTGCCAAAGCGCCATCAGGTGAGCCGCCGGTATTGTCTTTTTCGCAGCGGCGCTTGTGGTTTATTGACAAACTGAATGGTGGCTCCAGCGAGTACAATATGCCGATGGCATTTGCAGTGCAGGGGCAACTGGATGTGGCTAAAGTTGAGCAAGCCCTCAATACCATAGTGCAGCGCCATGAGGTGCTAAGAACGGTTTTTGATGAGCAAGCGGGCACACCCAGCCCGCGTGTGCTGGAAGACACCCGTTTGAGCATCACAGTGCTGGACTTGAGTGAACAGGATGCGCCGCAGCAAGCCGCCAACGCTTATCTGGTTCGCGAAGCCAACCGCGCGTTTGATCTCAGCCGGGATCTGATGGTGCGGGCCAGCTATTTGCAACTATCACACGATGAGACTGCGCACTGTCAGGCGATTTTAAGCTTTAATATGCATCATATCGCCTCCGACGGCTGGTCGATGGACGTCCTGAGCAAAGAGTTTTTTGCCATTTACCAGTCGCTTGAACAAGGCGTGCCCAGCTCACTCACGCCATTGGCTATCCAGTATCGCGACTTTGCGCACTGGCAGCAAAAGCACTTTGCACAAGGCGAGCTGGAAAAACAGCTGGCGTACTGGCAGCAGCATCTGCAAGGGGTGCCAGCACTGCACCAGTTACCGCTGGACGCCAGCCGCCCGGCCGAAAAACAATACCGGGGTGAGCTGGTCACATCGCAACTGAGCAGCCAGGTCGCCAGCGAGTTGCTAGCGCTTGCCAGAGCCTGCCAGCTGACCCCTTTTATGCTGCTGCATGGCGCGCTGGCGCTGGTGCTTAGTCGTCACAGCAACAGTAAGGACATTGTTATCGGCAGTCCGGTTGCCAATCGCCAGGATCCGGCACTGGCACCGCTGATCGGGTTTTTTGTCAACACCTTAGTGCTGCGGGTGAATACGGACTTTGACACTTTGCACGATTATCTGGCACATGTCAGAGCCGTACATCTGGCGGCGCAGAGCAATCAGGATGTGCCATTTGAGCAGCTGGTTGAAGTATTAAACGTGCCGCGCAATAACGCTTACAGTCCGCTGTTTCAGATTTTGCTGACTACCGATAACCAATTTAGTGCAGGCGCGCAGCATGCCGAGCAGGTCGAGCTGGGTGGCGCGTCACTGGAGGCGATGTCGGAAGTTAGCCTGACCACCAAGTTTGATTTAGACATTCATATGTCACTGAATGAGACAGGCGTGTCCGTTGGCTGGACTTATGATGTGGCCCTGTTTGAACAAGCCCATATTCGCCAGCTCAATCAGCATTTGTGCAACGTGCTAAGCGCAATGGCCGCGCTGGCTCAAACAGAAAACGGCCCGACTAAGCTGGCTGCTATTGCTATGGTCAGTGAACAAGAGCAGCAGCAGGCGTTGACACTGGCAAGTGGCGCACCGATCACTTGCCAGTGGCAAGCCGTGCATCAGCTGCTGGAATATCAGGCCCGGCATAACCCGGATGCCATTGCGGTGCAGGCGCAGGCAAGGCAGCTGACTTATGGCGAATTCAATGCCCGTGCCGATGCGCTGGCGATGCGCCTGGTAGCGGAATATGGCGTCACGGTAGGGCAGCCTGTGGCCATTGTGGCGCAGCGCAGTATCGACACACTATGTGCCGTAGCGGCCCTGCTCAAAGCGGGTGCAACCTATGTACCACTTGATCCCGATGCCCCGCAGGAACGACTCAATTATATTGTCGACGAGTTATCGCTCTCGCTGGTTTTGGCACACACACAAGATACCTTTGCCGGACTCCCTTGTGTGCGACTGGACCAGGCGGACTTATGGCAGCCACCGGAACACACGACTGCACTGCCTGAAGTGGGCGGCGACCACAGTGCTTATATTCTTTACACCTCCGGCTCCACCGGTCGGCCAAAAGGGGTCCACCAGCGCCACAGCACCTTAGTGAATTTGACTGCCCATCAGGCGCAGGTGGATGGCATAACTCAGCCCTACCGGACCTTGCAGTTTACCCCGCTGACGTTTGATGTGTCGGCGCAGGAATTAGCGACCAGCTGGCGTACCGGCGCATGTCTGGTGCTGATGTCACAGCAGCAAAAAGATCAGTTACAGGACCTGGCCTGCTTGGTGGCGGCGCAAAAGATAGCGCGCTTATTTGTGCCCCCCGCGGTTTTTGATTTAATGGCTGAGCAGGCGGGCAGCAGTCCGGCCATTGACATGACGGCGCTCAGGCAGGTATGTGTTGCCGGCGATGTGCTGAAGCTGACCCCCAGCATTCGCCAGTTTATGGCGCGCCACCCTCAGTGTGACTTGTACAATCATTATGGCCCTACCGAAACCCATGTTGCCACAACCTGCCATGTTACTCAGTTTGATCAGGACGAAGCCAGCATAGGGCAGGCGATTGCCAATACTCAGTGTTTGATTCTGGATGCCGATTTGGCGCCTGTGCCCAGCGGCTGTGTCGGCGAGCTGTATGTTGCCGGGCCGGGCGTTGCTCTGGGTTATTACAATCACCCGGCACTGACGGATGAGCGCTTTATTGATGCGGCACATGTCCAGGCATTACCGGCCACCTCGTCGCGACTATACAGAACCGGCGATCTGGTCCGCATGACCAGCTCGGGTAATTTACAGTATCTCGGTCGCTGCGATGAACAAATAAAAATTCGCGGATTCCGCATTGAACCGGGTGAGATCAGCGCCGTGCTGGAGTCTTTTGATGAGCTTGAATCGGCACTGGTACTGGCAGTCGGCGAGGCCGACAACAAGCAGCTGATCGCTTATGTACGCCCTTGTATCACGCGTGAGACAAGCGAGGCAGAGCAACAATTGACCGCCGGGCTGTCGAGCGCACTCAGGTCTGTATTGCCTGCTTATATGGTACCAGCCGCCATTGTGGTGGTTGAGCAATGGCCACTCACTGCAAATGGTAAAATTGACCGACGCGCCTTACCTGCGGCGAACATACAGCAAGCACAGGGAGAAGCGCCCAATACCGGGACGGAGCAAGCGCTGGCCGAGATTTGGGCGAGATTGCTGGCGTGTGACGTCGAGCAGTTAACCCGGGATGCGGACTTTTTTGCGCTTGGCGGCCATTCTTTGCTTTCGGTACGGCTGGTGTCGTTGATCCGCAGTGAGTTTGAGGTCGACATTGCCGTTAAGCAGGTTTTCTCTGCAAGTACGCTGTCTGCTCTGGCTGCGCTGATCGAGCAAAGTGCTCAGGCATCACGACCTGTGATAGAGGCATTGCCGCGCGATACCGACAGCTTTGAGTTATCTTATGCCCAGCAGCGGCTGTGGTTTATCGATCAGTTTCAGGGCAGCTCGGCCCAGTACAATATGCCATTAGCCTTTGAGGTCGACGGCCCGTTTGACTTAAGCGTGGCACAACAGGCGCTGAGCACGATTGTGGCACGGCACGAAGTGTTGCGCACTGTTTATCAGGAAGGGCCGAATGGACCGGTGCAGGTGATCCTGGCGCCACAACCTTTAACTATTCGCCATCTAGAGCTGGATCATCTGGCAGGCGCACAGGCACAGCAACAGCTCGAACACTTGCTGGTGGAAGATGCTCAGGCGCCGTTTGATTTGGCCACCGATCTGATGCTGCGCGCCAGCTTTATCAGCCTGAGCCCGGCGCGGGGCGTGTTGCTGCTCAATATGCATCATATTGCCTCGGACGGTTGGTCATTGAACGTGTTCAGCAATGAATTCTTCCGTTTATATGCCGCCTTTCGGGATGGCCAGGACAATCCGCTTACCCCACTCGATATTCAGTATGCCGATTTCGCTCAGTGGCAGCGCAACTGGTTACAGGGCGATGTGCTACAGCAGCAACTGGATCACTGGCAGGTTCAACTGAGCGAGGCACCCGGCGTACATGCTATTCCACTGGACTACCCAAGACCGGCTGAAAAGTGTTACGAGGGTGCCATGGTGTCGGGCAAAGCCTCCGCTCAGCTGGCAACGCAATTACGTAATATGGCCGCGCATTATCAGATGTCGCCGTTTATGTTGTTGCACGCGGTGCTGGCGCTGACCATCAGTCGTTACAGCAACAGTATGGATGTGGTGATTGGCACGCCAGTGGCCAACCGCCTGCAGGCCGAAGTGGAGCCGCTGATAGGCTTCTTCGTGAATATTCTGGCGCTGCGGGTGAATACGGATCAGCCCTCGCTGGACAGTTACCTGCAACATGTCACAGATGTGCATCTGGATGCACAAAGTCATCAGGACCTGCCGTTTGAACAACTGGTGGATGCCTTGCAGATCCCCCGAGGGGACGCCCATGCGCCGCTGTGCCAGATCATGGCCTCCTTTAACAGCACCCAAGCTCAGCCAGCGGCTGATCACACTGCGCTTGAGGGGCTGACTTTTACACCGCTAATGCAGGCCGGATGCGTGGCAAAATTCGACCTGGAAGTGGAGTTTTCATTGAGCGAAACGGCATTACAGGTCAACTGGATTTACGACACCTCCTTGTTTTCAGAGGCCCATATCAGCGACCTGAGTGGGCACCTGATGTTGTTGCTGGAGCGCCTGGTACAAACCGAAATGACCCAGAGCCTCAACACTCCGCCGGGGCAGCTGAGCGTGCTGGCGAGCGAGCAAAGTCAGTATCTGGTCAATGCCCTCAACGATAACTACCGTGAATATGATCGCACGCTGTGTATTCATCAGGCCTTTGAGCAACAGGTTGCGCGCAATCCGAACCATACCGCGCTTATCTTTGCCGACCAGCAAATGAGTTATGCGCAGCTCAATGGCAAGGCCAATCAGCTGGCCCATTACCTGCGTGAGCAGGGCTGTGTGTCGTCAGATACTTTGATTGGCATCGCGCTGGACCGCTCGCTGGAGATGATTATAGCGACGCTGGCGGTACTTAAAGCCGGTGGCGCTTATGTGCCGCTGGACCCGGCTTATCCGCCTGCGCGACTGAGCTATATGCTGGAAGATGCCAACATACAGACCATTATCAGCAGTGAGGCGATTTTGGCTGCGGTAAACCTCGCTGAGTTTACCGTGATCACCCTGGATGACCTGCTTGAGGAAACCGGATTAGGTCAGTTCAGTCATTGCAGTGAAGAGAATTTAGACAGTAGGGCACTGGGGCTGCTGCCCACCAGTCTGGCTTACGAAATCTATACCTCAGGCTCGACGGGTCAGCCAAAAGGTGTGCTGCTGGAACATCAGGGCATAGTAAACCTGGCCGACAACCAGCGCCGTGCCTTTGCCATTTCGCCGCGCAGCAAAGTGTTGCACTTTGCCTCAATGAGTTTTGATGCCGGCACCTGGGAATATGCCATGGCACTGCTCAATGGTGCCACGCTGGTGATCGCCGACAGCGAGCAAAGACGCTCACCCGAGGCCATTACCGCACTGCTGGCGCAGCAGCAAATAAGCCATGTGACTTTACCCCCAGCCTTTTTGGCCATGATGCCGCTCGACACCTCGCTGGCATTGCAGGCCCTGATTGTTGCAGGGGAAGCCTGTGAGCCGGAGCTGGTCAATCAGTGGTCGGCGCATTATCCCTTCTTTAATGCCTATGGCCCAACCGAGGCCTCTGTGTGTGCCTCCTATCAGCGTTTGTATCCGGGCACCCCCATCACCATAGGTAAACCTTTGAACAATGTCAGTCTCTATGTATTGGATAGCCAGATGGCGCTGGTGCCGCCGGGGGTGATAGGTGAGCTACACATTGGTGGTGACGGGCTGGCGCGCGGCTATCATCAGCGCTCTGAGCTGAGCGCCGAAAAGTTTGTTGAGAATCCCTTTTATTATTATCCGGCCCACCGCGACAGCACACGATTGTATAAAACCGGCGACCTGGCCCGGGTGCTGCCCGATGGCAGCATAGAGTTTGTCGGTCGCCTTGATGCGCAAGTGAAAATTCGCGGTTTTCGTATTGAACTGAGCGAAGTGGAGGCCCAGCTTAACCGCTGTGAGCAGCTCGACTCGGCCGTGGTACTGGTCAAACAAGCCAGTAATGGTACGGATATGCTGATCGCTTATATTCAGCCGCGCAGCGAACAGGACGACACCTCAATTATCCAGCAAGTTGAGCAGTATTTGCATGCACAGCTGCCGGAGTATATGGTGCCGAGCCGCTTTGTGATGGTGCCCCAGTGGCCGCTCACACCCAACGGCAAAATAGACAAAAAAGCGCTGCCAGAGGTGGCGGGTTCAGACAGTGAGCAACCTTATGTGGCACCCGAGACGGCCACCGAGCAGGCACTGGCAGAAGTCTGGTCAGCCTTGCTGGGTATAGAGATTGGCGAGATAAGCAGTCATGCACGCTTTTTTGAGCAAGGTGGCAACTCCATTTTGGTCACCCGACTGGAAACCCAGATCCGCCATCGCTTCGCCGTCGAGTTTGCTGTCAAAGAGTTGTTTGCACAGCAACAGCTTAAGGAGCAGGCATTGCACATAGATTATCTGCTCAGTCGCCAGAGCGACCCGCAGGCCGAGGATGATGCCGAGCTGGAGGAAATGGACTGGTAA
- a CDS encoding glutathione S-transferase family protein produces the protein MGRLIEGKWHDVWYDTKSNQGKFKREDAQLRNWVTADGSAGPTGDSGFKAESGRYHLYVSLACPWAHRTLIFRKLKQLEAHIDVSVVSPDMLEHGWTFDKATGSSGDALFEQSYMHQLYTRNKADYSGRVTVPVLWDKHTQRIVSNESSEIIRMFNSAFNELTGNTDDYYPEALRQDIDDINEFVYHKINNGVYKAGFATEQAAYEEAVQALFDALEQLEQRLSTQRYLVGDTLTEADWRLFTTLIRFDSVYHGHFKCNLKQIEDYPNLAGYIRELYQWPNVAETVDFYHIKRHYYFSHTMINPTQVVPVGPDIDYTQPHNRG, from the coding sequence ATGGGACGATTAATTGAAGGTAAGTGGCATGACGTCTGGTACGACACCAAAAGCAACCAGGGCAAGTTTAAACGCGAAGACGCGCAGCTGCGCAACTGGGTAACGGCCGATGGCAGCGCCGGGCCAACCGGCGACAGTGGCTTTAAAGCGGAATCTGGCCGCTACCATTTATACGTATCGCTGGCCTGTCCCTGGGCGCACCGTACGCTGATCTTCAGAAAGTTAAAGCAACTTGAGGCACACATTGATGTATCTGTGGTCAGCCCGGATATGCTCGAACATGGCTGGACCTTTGATAAAGCAACCGGCAGCAGCGGCGATGCCCTGTTTGAGCAAAGCTATATGCATCAGTTGTACACGCGCAACAAAGCTGATTATTCGGGCCGTGTCACTGTGCCTGTCTTGTGGGATAAACACACACAGCGCATTGTCAGTAATGAGTCGAGCGAGATCATTCGCATGTTTAATTCGGCATTTAACGAGCTGACCGGCAACACCGATGATTACTACCCTGAGGCACTGCGCCAGGACATCGACGATATCAACGAGTTTGTTTACCACAAAATCAATAACGGGGTATACAAAGCCGGGTTTGCCACCGAGCAGGCGGCCTATGAAGAGGCAGTGCAGGCCCTGTTTGACGCGCTCGAACAGCTGGAGCAGCGACTGAGCACGCAACGCTACCTGGTCGGCGATACACTCACGGAGGCCGACTGGCGATTATTTACCACGCTGATCCGCTTCGACAGCGTCTATCACGGTCACTTTAAGTGTAACCTGAAACAGATTGAAGACTATCCCAACCTGGCCGGTTATATCCGTGAGCTTTATCAGTGGCCGAATGTCGCCGAAACGGTGGATTTTTACCATATCAAGCGTCATTACTACTTTAGTCACACCATGATCAATCCAACGCAGGTGGTGCCGGTCGGCCCGGATATCGACTACACCCAGCCACATAATCGGGGATAA
- a CDS encoding zf-TFIIB domain-containing protein: MQCPRTSHPLKPAKVGGIVVYISERSGGVFFDNQVLSNFTNPADLRAEVLAKHLRQFTAPLGDESARVNCPKCPQIVMMRRYFSPLRVVEIDECPGCGGIWLDTGELDKLHENHLSAKEREMLRIKMLEDHQVFHIDSPRHYKLSQPGERSNLEKVFAIAADVLSDE; the protein is encoded by the coding sequence ATGCAGTGTCCCAGAACCTCACACCCGCTGAAGCCAGCCAAAGTGGGTGGCATTGTGGTGTATATATCCGAGCGCAGTGGAGGGGTCTTTTTCGACAACCAGGTGCTGAGCAACTTTACCAACCCGGCTGATCTGCGTGCAGAAGTGCTGGCAAAACATCTGCGTCAGTTTACTGCCCCACTGGGTGATGAAAGCGCGCGAGTAAACTGCCCTAAATGTCCGCAAATCGTTATGATGCGGCGTTATTTTAGCCCGTTACGGGTCGTTGAAATTGACGAGTGCCCGGGTTGTGGCGGGATCTGGCTTGATACTGGCGAGCTGGACAAGCTGCACGAAAACCACCTCAGCGCCAAAGAGCGTGAAATGCTACGGATCAAAATGCTTGAAGATCATCAAGTCTTTCATATTGACAGTCCGAGGCACTATAAATTATCGCAACCGGGTGAGCGCAGTAACCTAGAAAAAGTGTTTGCGATAGCCGCAGATGTGCTTAGTGATGAATGA
- a CDS encoding EAL domain-containing protein: MRTLTLVSLSGWPDIIERIGQSTAQKVWHALAALLSQNAQYGLQQDIFELGELWFETEQFSSPAQAQQALSQAVAQQLLSELDCQLVHEAEIQVSSAAVIEHATQEQRIRSDAACALNALYPDSKEDLLRVFANKNLLPYWQSIQRVQSEGLFGYEALIRGPKASPLHRADKLFGAAMAQGQQFEMEKLALNTHLATHARHCEHQGAQRLTVNLSPGLLFDNEVSDTLQNYPYAHLLCIELTEHLPVDDWAPVKAKMAELRQLGYTFWLDDVGCGFFELTLINTVKPDVVKLCITIISRLDYGAEIIGEIRQVVDTVHLYGGKVLAEGIETPQQLDIAKQLGVDYAQGYLFDKPQEAGLLSDK; encoded by the coding sequence TTGCGTACGTTAACTTTAGTGTCTTTGTCGGGATGGCCCGACATCATTGAGCGCATTGGTCAGTCAACTGCGCAGAAAGTATGGCATGCGTTAGCGGCTTTACTGTCGCAAAATGCGCAATATGGTTTGCAGCAGGATATTTTTGAGCTCGGCGAGCTGTGGTTCGAAACCGAGCAATTTTCCTCCCCGGCGCAGGCACAGCAGGCGTTAAGCCAGGCTGTTGCACAGCAGCTGCTCAGTGAGTTAGATTGCCAGCTGGTGCATGAGGCGGAAATTCAGGTAAGCTCAGCCGCCGTGATTGAGCACGCCACGCAGGAGCAGCGTATTCGCTCAGATGCGGCCTGTGCACTGAATGCACTTTACCCGGACAGTAAAGAGGATCTGCTGCGGGTATTTGCCAACAAAAATCTGCTGCCTTACTGGCAGTCCATTCAGCGGGTGCAAAGTGAGGGCCTATTTGGTTATGAAGCCTTGATCCGCGGCCCAAAAGCGTCGCCTTTGCACCGTGCGGATAAACTCTTTGGCGCTGCTATGGCGCAGGGGCAACAGTTTGAGATGGAAAAGCTGGCGCTAAACACCCATCTGGCAACCCATGCGCGTCATTGTGAGCATCAAGGTGCGCAGAGGTTAACCGTCAACCTCTCTCCGGGTCTACTGTTTGATAATGAGGTATCAGACACACTACAAAATTATCCATATGCGCATCTGCTGTGTATTGAGTTGACTGAGCACCTGCCGGTGGATGACTGGGCGCCCGTCAAAGCAAAGATGGCAGAGCTGCGTCAGTTGGGTTATACCTTCTGGCTCGATGATGTTGGCTGTGGTTTCTTTGAACTGACCTTGATCAATACCGTTAAGCCCGATGTAGTGAAGCTGTGCATTACTATTATCAGCCGCCTGGACTATGGCGCTGAGATCATCGGTGAGATCAGGCAAGTGGTTGATACGGTGCATTTGTATGGTGGCAAGGTGCTGGCAGAAGGCATAGAAACGCCCCAGCAGCTGGATATTGCCAAACAGCTGGGAGTGGATTACGCGCAGGGATATTTGTTTGATAAACCCCAAGAGGCTGGGCTGTTATCAGATAAATAG
- a CDS encoding cytochrome b: MSIKNTARDYGTIAKWLHWGTALLFLAAYVSVYYRQWFTEAKTPQNWTALQLHLSFGVSIAVIVALRLIWRWLNTQPTAEPGTRIEHLAAHLGHYALYAVMIIAPLTGYIGTGVDTEFFFLFDIPKFESTALFTALVEQGMGLSFAEFEKPIDFIHKEILGAWLIWILILGHIAAALYHHLVKRDRTLLKMTHGGEH, translated from the coding sequence GTGAGCATCAAAAATACGGCACGTGACTACGGCACCATTGCGAAATGGCTACACTGGGGCACCGCCCTGTTGTTTCTGGCCGCCTATGTCAGCGTCTATTACCGTCAGTGGTTTACCGAAGCCAAGACCCCACAAAACTGGACCGCATTGCAGCTCCACTTGTCATTCGGTGTGTCGATTGCCGTGATTGTTGCACTGCGGCTCATCTGGCGCTGGCTAAATACCCAACCCACCGCAGAACCCGGCACCCGCATCGAGCATCTGGCTGCGCACCTTGGGCACTACGCCTTGTATGCAGTGATGATCATTGCCCCACTGACCGGTTACATTGGTACGGGCGTAGATACTGAGTTTTTCTTTTTATTCGATATTCCTAAATTTGAAAGTACCGCATTATTCACGGCACTTGTCGAGCAAGGCATGGGCCTGTCGTTTGCCGAATTTGAAAAGCCCATCGACTTTATTCATAAGGAGATTCTGGGCGCCTGGCTTATCTGGATACTGATCCTCGGCCATATCGCAGCCGCGCTGTATCATCATCTGGTCAAACGCGATCGGACACTACTGAAAATGACCCACGGTGGTGAGCATTAA